From the genome of Scytonema hofmannii PCC 7110, one region includes:
- a CDS encoding iron-containing redox enzyme family protein: MNSNVLEKIALSSLVESIIAQEESILSELEVEHHLYKLIMQEEGLKQFAEAFYFVRYNFCHLNFILGERCGINEFLWRGLARNLIEELGGRKGPSHNQLYRDFLSCVGIDSEEFLQDSIFSYQFNASWEKFCRDAPLLEAIAAISVYEVLDKPDYALLLRVLEKSGVDKRGLHFFQVHAVAEHFEMFEDVISWLSKQEKGEEIINNGRNFVFRMQRMMWLGLLNTLEELSEKRR, translated from the coding sequence ATGAATAGTAATGTTTTAGAAAAGATCGCATTATCCAGCCTAGTTGAATCAATCATCGCTCAAGAGGAAAGTATCTTAAGCGAATTAGAAGTAGAGCATCATCTCTATAAATTAATAATGCAAGAAGAAGGTTTAAAACAATTTGCAGAAGCTTTCTACTTCGTGCGATATAACTTTTGCCATTTGAATTTTATATTAGGAGAACGATGTGGTATTAATGAGTTTTTATGGAGAGGTTTAGCAAGGAATTTAATAGAAGAATTAGGTGGAAGAAAAGGACCAAGTCATAACCAATTATATAGAGATTTTTTATCCTGTGTAGGTATTGATTCAGAAGAGTTTTTACAAGACTCTATATTCTCGTATCAATTCAATGCTTCGTGGGAGAAATTTTGTAGAGATGCACCTCTTTTGGAAGCGATCGCTGCTATTTCAGTCTATGAAGTTCTTGATAAACCAGATTATGCGCTCTTGCTACGTGTTCTTGAAAAATCTGGTGTTGACAAACGAGGTCTTCACTTTTTTCAAGTTCATGCAGTTGCAGAACATTTTGAGATGTTTGAAGATGTTATCTCCTGGTTAAGCAAACAGGAAAAAGGCGAGGAAATTATTAATAATGGGAGAAATTTTGTCTTTCGCATGCAAAGGATGATGTGGTTAGGGCTACTAAACACTTTGGAAGAGCTTTCCGAAAAGCGAAGGTGA
- the acs gene encoding acetate--CoA ligase gives MSQITIESILQEKRLFHPSQEFSQNAHIKSLEDYQRLYDKAKADPQAFWAELAEQELHWFQKWDTVLDWQPPFAKWFVGGKINISYNCIDRHLTTWRKNKAAIIWEGEPGDSRTLTYAQLHREVCQFANVLKQLGVKKGDRVGVYMPMIPEAAIAMLACARIGAPHSVIFGGFSAEALRDRLVDAQAKLVITADGGWRKDAIVALKDQVDKALADGAVPSVENVLVVQRTNQEIHMESGRDHWWHELQKGVSADCQAEPMDSEDMLFILYTSGSTGKPKGVVHTTAGYNLYTHMTTKWIFDLQDTDVYWCTADVGWITGHSYIVYGPLSNGATTLMYEGAPRASNPGCMWDVIEKYGVNIFYTAPTAIRAFIKMGEQLPKARNLSSLRLLGTVGEPINPEAWMWYHKVIGGERCPIVDTWWQTETGGIMITPLPGAIPTKPGSATRPFPGILADVVDLDGNPAGDNEGGYLIVRHPWPGMMRTVYGDPDRFRRTYWEHVRPQDGQSVYFAGDGARRDEDGYFWVMGRVDDVINVAGHRLGTMEIESALVSHPAVAEAAVVGKPDELKGEEIVAFVTLEGGSTATDDLSKELKQHVVREIGAIARPGEIRFTDALPKTRSGKIMRRLLRNLAAGQEVSGDTSTLEDRGVLDKLREGA, from the coding sequence ATGTCCCAAATCACCATAGAATCCATCCTTCAAGAAAAGCGTTTATTCCATCCCAGTCAGGAATTTTCTCAAAACGCTCACATCAAAAGTCTTGAAGACTACCAGCGCCTCTACGATAAGGCTAAGGCAGATCCTCAAGCATTCTGGGCAGAATTGGCTGAACAGGAGTTGCACTGGTTCCAAAAGTGGGACACGGTGCTAGACTGGCAACCACCTTTTGCTAAGTGGTTTGTTGGGGGAAAAATTAATATTTCTTACAACTGTATTGACAGACACTTGACAACTTGGCGCAAAAATAAAGCTGCGATTATTTGGGAGGGGGAACCAGGTGATTCCCGCACTCTCACTTATGCCCAATTACATCGGGAAGTTTGCCAGTTTGCAAATGTGCTGAAGCAGTTGGGTGTGAAAAAAGGAGATAGGGTTGGCGTTTATATGCCAATGATTCCTGAAGCAGCAATAGCAATGCTGGCTTGTGCTAGAATTGGCGCACCCCATAGCGTTATTTTTGGTGGTTTTAGTGCAGAAGCATTGCGCGATCGCCTTGTGGATGCCCAAGCAAAACTTGTCATCACGGCTGATGGTGGTTGGCGCAAGGATGCGATCGTTGCTCTCAAGGATCAGGTAGATAAAGCTTTGGCTGATGGGGCTGTTCCTTCGGTGGAAAATGTCTTGGTTGTGCAGCGTACCAACCAGGAAATCCATATGGAATCGGGACGAGACCACTGGTGGCATGAGTTACAAAAAGGTGTATCTGCTGATTGTCAGGCTGAACCTATGGACAGTGAAGACATGCTGTTCATTCTCTACACTTCCGGTAGCACGGGTAAACCGAAGGGTGTTGTCCATACAACTGCGGGTTATAACTTATACACCCACATGACCACGAAATGGATTTTTGACTTGCAGGATACCGATGTATATTGGTGTACTGCGGATGTAGGTTGGATTACAGGACACAGTTACATCGTCTACGGTCCTTTGTCCAACGGTGCAACAACTCTTATGTATGAAGGTGCGCCCCGTGCTTCCAATCCGGGCTGTATGTGGGACGTTATTGAAAAGTACGGGGTGAATATCTTTTATACCGCACCTACTGCAATTCGTGCCTTTATCAAAATGGGCGAACAGCTACCGAAAGCAAGAAATCTTTCTTCTCTGCGCTTATTGGGAACTGTAGGCGAACCAATTAACCCAGAAGCTTGGATGTGGTATCACAAAGTGATTGGTGGGGAACGCTGTCCAATTGTTGATACTTGGTGGCAAACGGAAACGGGCGGTATTATGATTACACCGTTACCTGGTGCTATTCCTACAAAACCTGGTTCTGCAACTCGTCCTTTCCCTGGAATCTTAGCTGATGTTGTGGATTTGGATGGTAACCCTGCGGGTGATAATGAAGGTGGCTACTTGATTGTCCGGCATCCTTGGCCTGGTATGATGCGAACAGTCTATGGCGATCCAGACCGTTTCCGCCGCACTTACTGGGAACACGTTCGCCCTCAAGATGGGCAATCTGTCTACTTTGCTGGCGATGGCGCAAGACGCGATGAAGATGGATATTTCTGGGTGATGGGTCGTGTCGATGATGTGATTAATGTAGCTGGTCACCGTCTCGGTACAATGGAAATTGAATCGGCTCTCGTTTCCCATCCTGCGGTTGCTGAAGCAGCAGTCGTGGGTAAGCCGGATGAACTTAAGGGAGAGGAGATTGTTGCTTTTGTGACTCTAGAAGGAGGAAGTACAGCAACGGATGACTTGAGCAAGGAACTCAAGCAACATGTTGTTCGGGAAATTGGTGCGATCGCACGTCCGGGAGAAATCCGCTTTACCGATGCTTTGCCTAAAACTCGTTCTGGTAAGATTATGCGGCGATTGCTGCGAAATTTGGCTGCAGGACAAGAAGTTTCTGGGGACACTTCTACTTTGGAGGATAGGGGTGTTTTGGATAAGCTGCGGGAAGGTGCTTAG
- a CDS encoding ATP-binding cassette domain-containing protein encodes MENSFLNVKDIGKEFNRTQVLSHVSFSLEKGESMVIQGPSGCGKTTLLRCIAFLEEVNQGQIIFNGETVSKPGFIKRNFGKHRLEIGMVFQQLYLWSHMTILENVSLPLWLRNGKRKKIADKVAKEKLALLGIEHKANDYPNQLSGGQRQRAALARALVHSPQLLLLDEITANLDSETADKVIAIVEEISKNTSVILITHSHLSLANWSYVLFFDGIQWKFKKT; translated from the coding sequence ATGGAAAACTCATTTCTAAATGTAAAAGATATAGGAAAAGAATTTAATCGCACTCAGGTTCTAAGTCATGTCTCTTTTTCTCTAGAAAAAGGTGAAAGTATGGTGATTCAAGGACCAAGCGGGTGTGGGAAGACAACTCTGTTACGATGTATTGCATTCTTAGAAGAAGTTAATCAAGGGCAAATCATTTTTAATGGAGAAACGGTTTCTAAGCCAGGGTTTATAAAACGCAATTTCGGTAAGCATCGCTTAGAAATTGGCATGGTATTTCAACAGCTATATCTTTGGTCTCATATGACCATACTTGAAAATGTGTCACTTCCTCTCTGGCTTCGTAATGGAAAAAGGAAGAAGATTGCAGATAAAGTTGCAAAGGAAAAGTTAGCTCTCCTAGGTATTGAGCACAAAGCCAATGATTATCCAAACCAGCTATCAGGAGGTCAACGGCAAAGGGCTGCGCTTGCACGCGCACTTGTGCATTCTCCTCAACTTCTTTTATTAGATGAAATCACCGCAAATTTGGATTCAGAAACAGCTGACAAGGTTATAGCAATTGTTGAAGAAATTTCAAAAAACACATCAGTGATATTAATCACACATTCTCATCTGTCTTTAGCCAATTGGTCATATGTTTTGTTCTTTGACGGTATACAATGGAAGTTTAAAAAAACTTAA
- a CDS encoding substrate-binding periplasmic protein produces the protein MSYSKSGLRRLLTLGIALVITILFFLSSCTSNSPRVNESTLSEISSTGRLKVGYLIFPPTTTKNPTTGELGGHHVETIKEIARLNKWKLEFIETDWANFAAGLNSHRFDVSIVPTFVTVPRALSVYFTRPLFFAGNSAVVRINDRRFTNLQSIDQSGVVVAVTQGEAGDEYARANFQKAKITRYSGGDQSLVFQAVISGRADIALGDAYVTSQFVKANSTRVKDLFAESPYNLTPVSWAVRRGDDELLNFLNSSLEAFDYQGQLLEWERKAGANWLHLKKVWEFSKK, from the coding sequence ATGAGTTACAGCAAAAGTGGGCTTCGTCGTTTACTGACATTGGGTATTGCACTGGTTATTACTATTTTATTTTTTCTTAGCTCGTGTACTAGCAATTCTCCACGAGTCAATGAGTCCACTTTGTCTGAAATATCCTCTACTGGAAGGTTAAAAGTTGGATATCTAATTTTTCCTCCAACAACTACGAAAAACCCTACTACTGGTGAGTTAGGAGGTCATCATGTTGAAACGATTAAAGAAATTGCTCGCTTGAATAAATGGAAGCTTGAGTTTATTGAGACAGATTGGGCAAACTTTGCAGCTGGGCTTAACTCTCATCGCTTTGATGTTTCAATAGTTCCTACTTTTGTAACTGTTCCAAGAGCGTTGTCTGTCTATTTTACTAGACCTCTTTTTTTTGCGGGTAATAGTGCAGTAGTGCGGATTAACGATCGCCGTTTCACAAATCTTCAGAGTATAGACCAATCTGGAGTTGTAGTTGCAGTGACTCAAGGTGAAGCGGGAGATGAATATGCAAGAGCAAATTTTCAAAAGGCAAAGATTACTAGATATTCTGGTGGGGATCAATCACTTGTCTTCCAAGCAGTTATAAGTGGTCGAGCAGATATTGCACTTGGTGACGCTTATGTAACATCTCAGTTTGTCAAAGCCAACTCAACGCGGGTGAAAGACTTATTTGCTGAATCTCCATATAATTTGACTCCTGTTTCATGGGCCGTACGTCGAGGAGATGATGAACTTCTTAACTTTTTAAATAGTAGTTTAGAGGCATTCGATTATCAAGGACAGCTTCTTGAATGGGAACGAAAAGCTGGCGCTAACTGGCTTCATCTTAAAAAAGTTTGGGAATTTAGTAAGAAGTAA
- a CDS encoding substrate-binding periplasmic protein, translating to MTRSTRNQSKSTPPKSEFVQVVEKYLQEAGWTNQELMNEIQVGETQFYRWARGDSVPRKAIVNRIAVSLARRLDQTRQKLPHDPFPASDEIDGIVNELLEAAGYRSAVKGKGADYSWHEIAKNQSWTLGYTEVPTWSQIPDKPGSPPTGLAIKYAEQIGRLLGINTIWEYLTWQEMPLAIRERRVHGIAPFFLALPERFFDYRFSQSCREEPFSLSAVLVPVQGENFAMLEDLPNRRVQLLHVRGEIGSWAAAVLSDSYQHQEFEDRKKAISHLLATAGRANDVIPVFLSDSLTCQYISNENNLQVIKIERLKNIKTAPAFAFHPDEKKLTTAVNSAIEILPKIQIK from the coding sequence GTGACACGTTCAACACGCAATCAATCTAAAAGCACTCCACCTAAGTCTGAGTTCGTTCAAGTTGTTGAAAAATACCTACAAGAAGCAGGATGGACTAACCAAGAGTTGATGAATGAAATCCAGGTTGGAGAAACACAGTTTTATCGGTGGGCACGCGGCGATAGCGTTCCGAGAAAAGCTATTGTTAATCGCATAGCAGTTTCTTTAGCACGGCGGCTGGATCAAACGCGCCAAAAGTTACCTCACGATCCCTTTCCAGCCTCTGATGAAATTGACGGAATCGTGAATGAGCTGCTCGAAGCTGCAGGATATAGATCTGCTGTCAAAGGCAAAGGCGCAGATTATAGCTGGCATGAAATAGCCAAAAACCAATCATGGACACTTGGATATACTGAGGTTCCAACTTGGTCCCAGATTCCAGATAAACCAGGTTCTCCCCCAACTGGTTTAGCCATTAAATACGCCGAGCAAATTGGTCGATTATTGGGGATCAATACAATTTGGGAATATTTGACTTGGCAGGAAATGCCTTTGGCAATCCGAGAACGACGAGTTCATGGTATTGCACCTTTCTTTCTTGCACTACCAGAGCGCTTTTTTGACTACCGATTCTCTCAGTCATGTAGAGAGGAACCTTTCAGTCTTTCTGCTGTCCTTGTTCCTGTGCAGGGCGAAAACTTTGCCATGCTTGAAGACTTGCCTAATAGACGCGTTCAGTTGCTTCATGTAAGGGGTGAGATAGGAAGTTGGGCTGCTGCAGTGCTTAGCGATTCATATCAACATCAGGAATTTGAGGACAGAAAAAAAGCTATTAGCCACCTATTGGCAACCGCAGGAAGAGCGAACGATGTTATTCCTGTATTTTTGTCTGATAGTTTGACCTGTCAGTACATCTCCAATGAGAACAACTTACAGGTCATCAAGATCGAAAGATTGAAAAATATTAAGACGGCTCCAGCCTTTGCCTTTCATCCAGACGAAAAGAAATTGACTACGGCAGTTAATTCTGCTATAGAAATTCTTCCAAAGATTCAGATTAAATGA
- a CDS encoding TerC family protein, with translation MLDQIFDYLHFHPSLETSIVLLLLIFLEAVLSADNAIALAAIAQGLENKKLESQALNIGLVVAYVLRITLLLTATWVQQFWQFELLGAAYLLWLVFQHFTSEEGEDNQHHGPRFNSLWQAIPVIALTDLAFSLDSVTTAIAVSNETWLVLTGTTIGVVTLRFMAGLFIRWLDEYVYLEDAGYITVAFVGLRLFLKVVNDSFVPPQWVMITSIALILAWGFSKRKVSDDETTIKEPEKTEVQQ, from the coding sequence ATGCTAGACCAAATATTTGACTACCTCCACTTTCATCCTAGTTTAGAAACATCTATAGTCTTGCTGCTCCTCATTTTTTTAGAGGCGGTACTCTCTGCAGATAATGCGATCGCTCTTGCGGCTATCGCTCAAGGTCTGGAAAACAAGAAACTCGAAAGTCAGGCGCTGAACATTGGTTTAGTCGTTGCTTATGTTCTGCGAATCACGTTACTTCTAACTGCTACCTGGGTACAACAGTTCTGGCAGTTTGAATTGTTAGGTGCAGCTTATCTACTGTGGCTAGTATTCCAACATTTTACCTCTGAAGAAGGTGAAGATAATCAACACCACGGGCCTCGATTTAATTCCCTTTGGCAAGCGATCCCCGTTATCGCCCTGACAGATTTAGCATTTTCTCTTGATAGTGTAACCACTGCGATCGCTGTATCTAATGAGACTTGGTTGGTACTAACAGGAACTACCATTGGTGTTGTAACTCTGCGCTTTATGGCAGGTCTGTTTATTCGTTGGTTGGATGAATACGTCTACTTGGAAGATGCCGGTTACATTACAGTTGCCTTTGTGGGCTTGCGCTTGTTTTTGAAAGTTGTGAACGACTCCTTTGTACCACCACAATGGGTAATGATTACTTCTATTGCCCTGATTTTAGCTTGGGGGTTCTCCAAACGTAAAGTTTCAGACGATGAAACTACAATAAAGGAACCAGAAAAAACTGAAGTTCAACAATAA
- a CDS encoding RNA-guided endonuclease InsQ/TnpB family protein — protein sequence MQLSKNQCFTTYPELDKILKDNPHYKALAAQAAQQTLKTVGESITSYNGLVNAYYKGEVDKPSLPQYRKSGGLAAVTFPRQALTYKDGCFYPSISRETKPHLLTEIALPLPEFIDSDWVKEVTVRPCYGQLWIDWVIDDGKQVVEINPNLDYTQAWSFDHGGTNWLTGVSTLGQSLIIDGRKLKSMNQGYCRLVAKYKQGKSEFYWDSNLDRVQLKRNNQMRDAINKAARFIINRCLADGIGNLIIGWNEGQKNGSDMGKRSNQNFVPIPTGRLIERLKQLCPEYGIVLTITEESYTSKASFLDDDFLPTFGEKPNGWKPSGERIERGLYKTKKGFLINADCNGAANIAKKVATQLGLVLVKVGRAVLSLPHRYDLFQSLKNSFRNTLRSVALAHGETSM from the coding sequence TTGCAACTGTCAAAAAATCAATGTTTTACAACTTATCCCGAACTAGATAAAATTCTTAAGGACAATCCACATTACAAGGCTTTGGCTGCACAGGCTGCACAGCAAACATTGAAAACTGTAGGAGAGTCAATTACTAGTTACAACGGATTAGTTAATGCATATTACAAGGGAGAGGTTGATAAACCATCATTACCACAATATAGAAAAAGTGGTGGACTTGCGGCAGTTACGTTCCCACGACAAGCACTGACCTATAAAGATGGTTGTTTTTATCCATCAATTAGTAGAGAAACTAAGCCACATCTGCTAACTGAAATTGCTTTACCATTACCAGAATTCATTGATTCAGATTGGGTTAAGGAAGTGACAGTGCGTCCTTGTTACGGTCAGTTGTGGATTGATTGGGTAATCGATGATGGTAAACAGGTTGTTGAAATTAATCCCAATCTTGATTACACGCAAGCTTGGAGTTTTGACCATGGTGGAACGAATTGGTTAACAGGTGTTTCAACACTGGGACAAAGCTTAATCATTGATGGTCGCAAATTGAAATCAATGAATCAGGGCTATTGCCGTCTTGTTGCTAAATATAAACAAGGGAAATCGGAGTTTTACTGGGATTCTAATCTTGATAGAGTCCAACTTAAACGCAATAACCAGATGAGAGATGCCATCAATAAAGCAGCAAGATTCATTATTAATCGATGCCTCGCTGATGGCATTGGCAATCTTATTATTGGTTGGAACGAGGGACAGAAGAATGGTTCCGATATGGGCAAGCGTAGTAACCAAAATTTTGTACCAATTCCGACTGGTAGACTTATTGAACGTCTTAAACAACTTTGTCCTGAATATGGAATTGTTTTAACAATTACTGAGGAATCTTATACGTCGAAAGCGTCTTTTCTGGATGATGATTTCCTACCTACTTTTGGTGAGAAACCCAACGGATGGAAGCCTTCAGGTGAAAGAATTGAACGTGGTCTTTACAAAACCAAAAAAGGTTTTTTAATCAATGCTGATTGCAACGGAGCCGCCAACATTGCAAAGAAAGTAGCCACACAGCTAGGACTTGTTCTAGTTAAGGTGGGTAGAGCAGTTTTGAGTCTGCCACATCGGTATGATTTGTTCCAAAGTCTAAAGAATTCATTTCGTAATACGTTACGGAGTGTGGCTTTAGCCCACGGAGAAACATCCATGTAG
- a CDS encoding Uma2 family endonuclease, whose amino-acid sequence MTSVTTPTDSVLSLPDHRQLPDSDGTFVKNLQEHPQSILLTDSIKPVLETLHPDGQYCIGQDSGIYWRLIDPPERGAEAPDWFYVPNVPPTLNGKMRRSYVLWKEYVAPLIAIEFVSGDGSEERDKSSPSQGGEGKVGKFWVYEQALRIPYYAIYEVEKAGVEVYRLVGNAYQLMTPNERGHYAITPMAVELGIWQGRYQNAELPWLRWWDAEGNLLLTGEERAEVEQQRANAEQQRANAEQQRAELERQKREEIVEKLRSLSPEQLNALGINPELLD is encoded by the coding sequence ATGACTTCTGTCACTACACCAACTGACTCAGTACTGAGTTTACCCGACCACAGGCAATTGCCTGACTCGGACGGGACATTTGTGAAAAACTTACAAGAACATCCTCAAAGTATTTTACTAACAGATTCGATTAAACCTGTTTTAGAAACTCTGCATCCTGACGGTCAATATTGTATCGGTCAAGATTCTGGTATCTATTGGCGATTAATAGATCCCCCAGAGAGGGGGGCTGAAGCACCGGACTGGTTCTACGTCCCGAACGTACCGCCAACTCTTAATGGCAAAATGCGCCGTTCTTACGTTTTGTGGAAGGAGTATGTTGCACCATTGATTGCGATCGAATTTGTCTCAGGTGATGGGAGTGAAGAACGGGATAAATCTTCGCCATCACAAGGAGGAGAAGGGAAAGTTGGGAAGTTTTGGGTTTACGAGCAGGCGCTCCGCATTCCTTATTATGCGATTTATGAAGTCGAAAAAGCGGGGGTAGAAGTATACCGTCTCGTAGGTAATGCTTATCAGCTAATGACACCCAATGAAAGAGGTCATTATGCCATTACACCCATGGCAGTAGAGTTAGGAATTTGGCAAGGACGGTATCAAAATGCAGAATTGCCGTGGTTGCGCTGGTGGGATGCTGAGGGAAATTTACTTCTGACAGGTGAAGAACGTGCTGAGGTTGAGCAACAAAGAGCCAATGCTGAGCAACAAAGAGCCAATGCTGAGCAACAAAGAGCTGAGCTTGAGCGACAAAAGCGGGAGGAAATTGTAGAAAAATTGCGATCGCTTTCTCCAGAACAGCTTAACGCATTGGGAATTAATCCAGAATTATTGGATTAG
- a CDS encoding SLATT domain-containing protein produces MQSLTSKNELLKQCESDILRFEKEKQSHSKYADYWGKTYLILGVSGTIFSALCAVLTFSEYKIQIALLAALSAILTGLLAFLNPNQREQDRRKAARDCNNYVTRVQAFVAEIGCYKTPEEMLKEYKVLTNERNELVKTSKY; encoded by the coding sequence ATGCAATCATTAACTTCTAAAAACGAGCTATTGAAACAATGTGAATCCGATATTCTCCGCTTTGAGAAGGAAAAGCAATCACATTCTAAGTACGCTGACTACTGGGGTAAGACTTATCTAATTCTTGGAGTATCTGGAACCATTTTCTCTGCCTTATGTGCTGTACTGACTTTCTCGGAGTATAAAATCCAAATCGCCCTTTTAGCGGCGCTTAGTGCTATCCTAACAGGGCTTTTAGCTTTCTTGAATCCTAATCAGAGAGAACAAGATAGGCGAAAGGCAGCAAGAGATTGTAACAATTATGTCACCCGAGTTCAAGCTTTTGTTGCAGAAATTGGTTGTTATAAGACACCAGAAGAAATGTTGAAAGAGTATAAAGTTTTAACTAACGAGAGAAATGAACTGGTAAAAACAAGTAAGTATTAA
- a CDS encoding P-loop NTPase fold protein, with product MANPQDRQYYVDFASVRGSKVIEALGRTITRLSPDKPTCQLFTGHIGCGKSTELRKLEAELQQQGFHVVYFESTQDLDMADVDVTDILLAIARSVSESLEAVGIKLRPGYFAKLLGEIHEFLQTPKELAGELSVGIAKISAKTKDSPLLRSQLRQYLEPRTNNILESLNEEFLTRANQELKDKGKKGLVVIVDNLDRVDPRAKNRERSQPEHLFVDRGEELRKLKCHVVYTIPLALVFSNEYETMKNRLGGGVGPKILPIVPVQLRDGSPCSEGMALLQQIVLARAFPTVNSELRLGLIAEVFDTPDTLVRLCEISGGHVRNLLGLLYSCLQSEDPPLSQECLENAIREYRETLVLSITKYEWELLRQVVQQQSVSGEDDYQTLLRSLFVFEYQDKQGRWFGINPVLAEAKQL from the coding sequence TTGGCAAATCCTCAAGATAGACAGTACTATGTAGACTTTGCTTCTGTGCGTGGTTCTAAAGTAATTGAAGCACTTGGGCGAACAATTACACGCCTTTCACCAGATAAACCAACATGCCAATTATTTACCGGTCATATTGGTTGTGGCAAATCGACAGAGTTGCGAAAATTGGAAGCAGAGTTACAACAGCAAGGTTTTCATGTGGTATATTTTGAGTCTACACAAGACCTAGACATGGCTGATGTAGATGTTACAGATATATTACTTGCAATCGCTAGGTCAGTGAGTGAAAGTTTAGAAGCAGTGGGAATTAAACTCAGACCGGGATATTTTGCGAAACTATTAGGTGAAATTCATGAATTTTTACAAACTCCCAAAGAACTTGCGGGGGAGTTATCTGTAGGTATTGCTAAAATTAGCGCTAAAACAAAAGATAGTCCTCTTTTGCGAAGTCAGTTGAGGCAATATCTGGAACCTCGCACTAATAATATTTTGGAATCTCTGAATGAAGAATTCTTAACTCGTGCTAACCAGGAACTTAAAGATAAGGGTAAGAAAGGGTTGGTGGTGATTGTGGACAATTTGGATCGAGTCGATCCCAGGGCGAAAAACCGAGAGCGATCGCAACCAGAACACTTGTTTGTCGATCGCGGCGAAGAGTTACGCAAACTGAAGTGCCATGTTGTTTACACAATACCTCTGGCTTTGGTATTCTCTAATGAATATGAGACGATGAAAAATCGTTTGGGCGGTGGAGTGGGTCCCAAGATACTACCGATAGTTCCCGTGCAGTTACGTGATGGAAGTCCATGCTCTGAAGGTATGGCGCTGTTGCAACAGATAGTATTAGCGAGAGCTTTTCCCACAGTTAACTCCGAACTGAGGTTGGGTTTGATTGCAGAAGTTTTCGATACTCCAGATACATTAGTCAGGCTTTGCGAAATCAGTGGGGGTCACGTGCGAAATTTATTGGGACTGCTCTACAGTTGTCTTCAGTCAGAAGATCCCCCTTTGTCGCAGGAATGTCTGGAAAATGCTATCCGCGAATACCGCGAAACCTTAGTGCTATCTATTACAAAATACGAGTGGGAATTACTGCGTCAAGTCGTTCAGCAGCAAAGTGTGAGTGGTGAAGATGATTACCAAACTTTATTAAGAAGTTTGTTTGTCTTTGAATATCAGGACAAACAGGGACGCTGGTTTGGTATTAATCCCGTATTAGCAGAAGCCAAGCAATTATAG
- a CDS encoding amino acid ABC transporter permease, whose product MDWNFSVVWNNLLPLYFAFITTAWISIGSITLGTIIGVLLGVLSLISFNFISWSARLLIELFLAVPTLVLLVWLYYSLPLIIPGLVIEGQSCAILGLSLSLSAFVAEIIRGGINSVPIGEIEVAYCTGMTRLEAIRYILIPQVIRKSWPPLMGQYITTYKFSTLASVIAVPEILHTANSIIAQTYRPLEIYSAVAIMFMITIIPLNILLRRVQRVKRLGGIEKI is encoded by the coding sequence ATGGACTGGAATTTCTCTGTCGTTTGGAACAATCTTTTACCACTTTATTTTGCCTTTATAACAACAGCCTGGATTAGCATTGGAAGTATTACGTTAGGAACTATTATAGGTGTACTTTTAGGAGTTTTATCACTTATTTCTTTCAATTTCATTTCATGGTCGGCTAGACTTTTAATTGAGCTTTTTCTTGCGGTTCCAACTCTTGTACTCCTTGTATGGCTATATTACAGTTTGCCACTGATAATTCCTGGCTTAGTTATTGAGGGACAAAGTTGTGCTATTCTTGGTCTCAGTTTAAGTCTTTCCGCGTTTGTGGCTGAAATAATTCGAGGAGGAATTAACTCAGTACCTATTGGCGAAATTGAGGTAGCTTATTGTACGGGAATGACTCGCCTTGAAGCAATTCGCTATATTCTTATCCCTCAGGTTATCCGTAAATCTTGGCCACCTCTTATGGGACAGTACATAACAACCTATAAGTTTTCTACATTGGCATCAGTCATTGCTGTTCCGGAAATTCTACACACGGCAAACTCGATTATTGCTCAAACATATCGACCACTAGAAATTTATTCTGCTGTGGCGATTATGTTTATGATTACTATAATTCCTCTTAATATTCTTCTAAGGCGAGTACAACGTGTTAAACGATTAGGCGGAATTGAAAAAATATAA